In Papaver somniferum cultivar HN1 chromosome 1, ASM357369v1, whole genome shotgun sequence, a genomic segment contains:
- the LOC113357920 gene encoding putative invertase inhibitor translates to MSSPTFTLLSLFLIFIVFLSSCFDNHYVNGDLIIDVCRSASKSDPRIKYDFCVASFLENPASKDANLLGLGEISTQKCLQNATSIQSNIYKILEGGKQGPDLKPYVEPLETCYLGYAVSTDFVNDAIEGFEAKDYGTANKFMRLTMGAGTGCEKLLRKVVCAQQ, encoded by the coding sequence ATGAGTTCTCCAACATTCACATTACTGTCCCTCTTTCTGatcttcattgtttttctttCCAGCTGCTTTGATAATCACTACGTAAATGGTGACTTGATCATTGATGTATGTAGGAGTGCATCCAAAAGTGATCCACGAATAAAGTATGATTTTTGTGTTGCATCTTTTTTAGAAAACCCTGCAAGTAAAGATGCTAACCTTTTGGGGCTTGGAGAAATATcgactcaaaaatgtctacaaaATGCAACTTCTATTCAATCGAATATCTATAAAATCTTGGAAGGGGGAAAACAAGGACCAGATCTAAAGCCATATGTAGAGCCTCTAGAGACTTGTTATTTGGGGTATGCGGTTAGTACAGATTTTGTTAATGACGCTATCGAAGGTTTTGAAGCTAAAGATTATGGTACAGCTAATAAGTTCATGAGGCTTACAATGGGTGCTGGAACTGGTTGTGAAAAACTTTTAAGAAAAGTGGTGTGCGCTCAACAATGA
- the LOC113312146 gene encoding gamma-interferon-responsive lysosomal thiol protein-like, which yields MASPSPTQFSAALVLLCLLVFSFSTTTSSSKVAVAPPQVNEHTISKSSVAASVEKVSLTVYYSSESVRSANFIAYNLMKILENGLIDFVDLKLVPFGKSRLLKNGTILCERGSKECELNRLQACAMNVIPGAYNYYYPFIYCTEVIVSEGKTTEDWLQCLEVGNQYKDSIYKCFTNGLGEKLQLHNAKVTASLNPHLEFVPWVTVNDLPIRHDTRNFIRYVCKAYRRGAVPYACRGEIRS from the exons ATGGCTTCCCCTTCTCCTACTCAATTTTCTGCTGCTCTGGTTCTTCTATGTCTTTTGGTTTTCTCATTTTCCACGACTACATCTTCATCTAAAGTTGCAGTTGCTCCTCCTCAAGTAAATGAGCATACAATCTCAAAATCTTCAGTTGCTGCTTCTGTTGAAAAGGTGTCTTTAACAGTCTACTACAGTTCTGAATCTGTTAGATCTGCAAACTTCATCGCCTACAACCTAATGAAAATTCTCGAAAACGGGCTCATTGATTTTGTTGATCTTAAACTAGTTCCTTTCGGAAAATCTCGTCTATTGAAAAACGGAACAATCCTCTGCGAG CGCGGCTCCAAAGAATGTGAATTGAACAGATTGCAAGCATGTGCCATGAATGTAATTCCTGGTGCCTATAATTACTATTACCCTTTCATATACTGCACGGAGGTGATTGTTTCTGAAGGAAAGACTACCGAGGATTGGTTACAATGCTTAGAGGTCGGAAACCAGTACAAGGACAGTATTTACAAATGCTTCACCAATGGATTGGGTGAAAAA CTTCAGTTGCACAATGCGAAAGTGACTGCCTCCCTCAATCCTCATCTAGAATTTGTTCCCTGGGTTACTGTGAACGACCTTCCTATACGCCAT GATACTCGAAACTTTATTAGATACGTCTGTAAAGCATACAGAAGAGGTGCTGTTCCTTACGCGTGTAGGGGGGAAATAAGGAGTTAA